The following are encoded together in the Marmota flaviventris isolate mMarFla1 chromosome 18, mMarFla1.hap1, whole genome shotgun sequence genome:
- the Hif3a gene encoding hypoxia-inducible factor 3-alpha isoform X2, with amino-acid sequence MALGLQRARSSTELRKEKSRDAARSRRSQETEVLYQLAHTLPFARGVSAHLDKASIMRLTISYLRMHRLCAAGEWNQVGAGGEPLDACYLKALEGFVMVLTAEGDMAYLSENVSKHLGLSQLELIGHSVFDFIHPCDQEELQDALTPSPSLSKKKPEAPTERCFSLRMKSTLTSRGRTLNLKAATWKVLHCSGHMRVYKPPAQPSPAGSPGSEPPLQCLVLICEAIPHPGSLEPPLGRGAFLSRHSLDMKFTYCDERIAEVAGYSPEDLIGCSAYEYIHALDSDAVSRSIHTLLSKGQAVTGQYRFLARSGGYLWTQTQATVVSGGRGPQSESIVCVHFLISRVEETGVVLSLEQTEQHSRRPLQGGALSQKDAPNPGHRLDAPGPRLLAFLHPPSLSEATLAADPRRFCSPDLRRLLAPILDGASGAATPSTPQAARRPQSPLPADLPGEPPVGVENARGLFPSGRILGAAETELAAAQDADALDLEMLAPYISMDDDFQLSASQQPPSAYHRPRGAVRRPRARSFHGLSPLTPESSLLPRWGSDPRLNCSSPSRGDPSASGPTAGARKRALAHSPVDEGVELLGVRPPKRPPSLEPESFLLPPLSLSFLLTGGAAPGSQQDPSSRLLDVNEPWGLGPSLLPLCPGQDPVQPRSHFQAAAGLAQTR; translated from the exons GTCCAGCACCGAGCTGCGCAAGGAGAAGTCCCGGGATGCGGCCCGCAGCCGGCGCAGCCAGGAGACCGAGGTGCTGTACCAGCTGGCACACACGCTGCCCTTCGCGCGCGGCGTCAGCGCCCACCTGGACAAAGCCTCCATCATGCGCCTCACTATCAGCTACCTGCGCATGCACCGCCTCTGTGCCGCAG GGGAGTGGAACCAGGTGGGAGCAGGGGGAGAGCCACTGGATGCCTGCTACCTGAAGGCCCTGGAGGGCTTCGTCATGGTGCTCACCGCCGAGGGAGACATGGCTTACCTGTCGGAAAATGTCAGCAAACACCTGGGCCTCAGTCAG CTGGAGCTCATCGGACACAGTGTTTTCGATTTCATCCATCCCTGCGACCAAGAGGAGCTCCAGGATGCCTTGACCCCCAGCCCAA GCCTGTCCAAGAAGAAGCCCGAGGCCCCCACGGAGCGGTGCTTCTCCTTGCGCATGAAGAGCACCCTCACCAGCAGGGGGCGCACCCTCAACCTCAAGGCAGCCACCTGGAag GTGCTGCACTGCTCCGGACATATGAGGGTCTACAAGCCCCCCGCACAGCCTTCCCCCGCCGGGAGCCCCGGCTCCGAGCCCCCGCTGCAGTGCCTGGTGCTCATCTGTGAAGCCATCCCCCACCCAGGCAGCCTGGAGCCCCCGCTGGGCCGGGGGGCCTTCCTCAGTCGCCACAGCCTGGACATGAAGTTCACCTACTGCGACGAGAG GATCGCAGAGGTCGCTGGCTATAGCCCCGAGGACCTCATCGGCTGTTCTGCCTACGAGTACATCCACGCCCTGGATTCCGACGCCGTCAGCAGGAGCATCCACACCT TGCTGAGCAAGGGCCAGGCAGTAACGGGGCAGTATCGCTTCCTGGCCCGGAGCGGTGGCTACCTGTGGACCCAGACCCAGGCCACGGTGGTGTCAGGGGGCCGGGGCCCCCAGTCAGAGAGCATCGTCTGCGTCCACTTCCTGATCAG CCGAGTGGAAGAGACGGGTGTGGTGCTGTCCCTGGAGCAGACGGAGCAACACTCTCGCAGACCCCTGCAGGGGGGTGCCCTCTCTCAGAAGGACGCCCCTAATCCTGGGCACAGGCTTG ATGCCCCtggcccccgcctcctggcctTCCTGCACCCCCCTTCCCTGAGCGAGGCCACCCTGGCCGCTGACCCCCGCCGTTTCTGTAGCCCTGACCTCCGCCGCCTCCTGGCGCCCATCCTAGATGGAGCTTCGGGAGCTGCCACCCCCAGCACCCCGCAGGCTGCGCGGCGTCCCCAGAGCCCTCTTCCG GCTGATCTCCCAGGTGAACCACCTGTGGGCGTGGAGAACGCGCGCGGGCTCTTCCCCAGCGGGAGAATCCTCGGGGCAGCGGAGACGGAGCTGGCCGCAGCTCAG GACGCCGATGCTCTGGACTTGGAGATGCTGGCCCCTTACATCTCCATGGACGACGACTTCCAGCTCAGCGCCAGCCAGCAGCCTCCCAGCGCCTACCACAGACCCCGAGGGGCTGTGCGCCGGCCCCGCGCGCGGAGCTTCCACGGCCTGTCGCCCCTGACCCCCGAGTCCTCCCTGCTGCCCCGCTGGGGGAGTGACCCCCGTCTGAACTGCTCCAGCCCCTCCAGAGGGGACCCCTCAGCATCCGGCCCCACGGCTGGGGCTCGGAAGAG GGCCCTGGCCCACAGCCCAGTGGACGAGGGGGTGGAGCTGCTGGGAGTGAGACCCCCCAAGCGGCCCCCCAGCCTAGAGCCCGAAAGCTTCCTGCTGCCTCCCCTCAGCCTG AGTTTCCTTCTGACAGGAGGAGCAGCCCCGGGGAGCCAGCAGGATCCCAGCAGCCGCCTCCTGGACGTGAACGAGCCCTGGG GCCTGGGCCCCTCGCTGCTCCCTCTCTGTCCAGGCCAGGATCCTGTCCAGCCCAGGAGCCACTTCCAGGCAGCGGCAGGATTGGCCCAGACCCGCTGA
- the Hif3a gene encoding hypoxia-inducible factor 3-alpha isoform X3, with protein MVWHQDRSSTELRKEKSRDAARSRRSQETEVLYQLAHTLPFARGVSAHLDKASIMRLTISYLRMHRLCAAGEWNQVGAGGEPLDACYLKALEGFVMVLTAEGDMAYLSENVSKHLGLSQLELIGHSVFDFIHPCDQEELQDALTPSPSLSKKKPEAPTERCFSLRMKSTLTSRGRTLNLKAATWKVLHCSGHMRVYKPPAQPSPAGSPGSEPPLQCLVLICEAIPHPGSLEPPLGRGAFLSRHSLDMKFTYCDERIAEVAGYSPEDLIGCSAYEYIHALDSDAVSRSIHTLLSKGQAVTGQYRFLARSGGYLWTQTQATVVSGGRGPQSESIVCVHFLISRVEETGVVLSLEQTEQHSRRPLQGGALSQKDAPNPGHRLDAPGPRLLAFLHPPSLSEATLAADPRRFCSPDLRRLLAPILDGASGAATPSTPQAARRPQSPLPADLPGEPPVGVENARGLFPSGRILGAAETELAAAQDADALDLEMLAPYISMDDDFQLSASQQPPSAYHRPRGAVRRPRARSFHGLSPLTPESSLLPRWGSDPRLNCSSPSRGDPSASGPTAGARKRALAHSPVDEGVELLGVRPPKRPPSLEPESFLLPPLSLSFLLTGGAAPGSQQDPSSRLLDVNEPWGLGPSLLPLCPGQDPVQPRSHFQAAAGLAQTR; from the exons ATGGTTTGGCACCAGGACAG GTCCAGCACCGAGCTGCGCAAGGAGAAGTCCCGGGATGCGGCCCGCAGCCGGCGCAGCCAGGAGACCGAGGTGCTGTACCAGCTGGCACACACGCTGCCCTTCGCGCGCGGCGTCAGCGCCCACCTGGACAAAGCCTCCATCATGCGCCTCACTATCAGCTACCTGCGCATGCACCGCCTCTGTGCCGCAG GGGAGTGGAACCAGGTGGGAGCAGGGGGAGAGCCACTGGATGCCTGCTACCTGAAGGCCCTGGAGGGCTTCGTCATGGTGCTCACCGCCGAGGGAGACATGGCTTACCTGTCGGAAAATGTCAGCAAACACCTGGGCCTCAGTCAG CTGGAGCTCATCGGACACAGTGTTTTCGATTTCATCCATCCCTGCGACCAAGAGGAGCTCCAGGATGCCTTGACCCCCAGCCCAA GCCTGTCCAAGAAGAAGCCCGAGGCCCCCACGGAGCGGTGCTTCTCCTTGCGCATGAAGAGCACCCTCACCAGCAGGGGGCGCACCCTCAACCTCAAGGCAGCCACCTGGAag GTGCTGCACTGCTCCGGACATATGAGGGTCTACAAGCCCCCCGCACAGCCTTCCCCCGCCGGGAGCCCCGGCTCCGAGCCCCCGCTGCAGTGCCTGGTGCTCATCTGTGAAGCCATCCCCCACCCAGGCAGCCTGGAGCCCCCGCTGGGCCGGGGGGCCTTCCTCAGTCGCCACAGCCTGGACATGAAGTTCACCTACTGCGACGAGAG GATCGCAGAGGTCGCTGGCTATAGCCCCGAGGACCTCATCGGCTGTTCTGCCTACGAGTACATCCACGCCCTGGATTCCGACGCCGTCAGCAGGAGCATCCACACCT TGCTGAGCAAGGGCCAGGCAGTAACGGGGCAGTATCGCTTCCTGGCCCGGAGCGGTGGCTACCTGTGGACCCAGACCCAGGCCACGGTGGTGTCAGGGGGCCGGGGCCCCCAGTCAGAGAGCATCGTCTGCGTCCACTTCCTGATCAG CCGAGTGGAAGAGACGGGTGTGGTGCTGTCCCTGGAGCAGACGGAGCAACACTCTCGCAGACCCCTGCAGGGGGGTGCCCTCTCTCAGAAGGACGCCCCTAATCCTGGGCACAGGCTTG ATGCCCCtggcccccgcctcctggcctTCCTGCACCCCCCTTCCCTGAGCGAGGCCACCCTGGCCGCTGACCCCCGCCGTTTCTGTAGCCCTGACCTCCGCCGCCTCCTGGCGCCCATCCTAGATGGAGCTTCGGGAGCTGCCACCCCCAGCACCCCGCAGGCTGCGCGGCGTCCCCAGAGCCCTCTTCCG GCTGATCTCCCAGGTGAACCACCTGTGGGCGTGGAGAACGCGCGCGGGCTCTTCCCCAGCGGGAGAATCCTCGGGGCAGCGGAGACGGAGCTGGCCGCAGCTCAG GACGCCGATGCTCTGGACTTGGAGATGCTGGCCCCTTACATCTCCATGGACGACGACTTCCAGCTCAGCGCCAGCCAGCAGCCTCCCAGCGCCTACCACAGACCCCGAGGGGCTGTGCGCCGGCCCCGCGCGCGGAGCTTCCACGGCCTGTCGCCCCTGACCCCCGAGTCCTCCCTGCTGCCCCGCTGGGGGAGTGACCCCCGTCTGAACTGCTCCAGCCCCTCCAGAGGGGACCCCTCAGCATCCGGCCCCACGGCTGGGGCTCGGAAGAG GGCCCTGGCCCACAGCCCAGTGGACGAGGGGGTGGAGCTGCTGGGAGTGAGACCCCCCAAGCGGCCCCCCAGCCTAGAGCCCGAAAGCTTCCTGCTGCCTCCCCTCAGCCTG AGTTTCCTTCTGACAGGAGGAGCAGCCCCGGGGAGCCAGCAGGATCCCAGCAGCCGCCTCCTGGACGTGAACGAGCCCTGGG GCCTGGGCCCCTCGCTGCTCCCTCTCTGTCCAGGCCAGGATCCTGTCCAGCCCAGGAGCCACTTCCAGGCAGCGGCAGGATTGGCCCAGACCCGCTGA
- the Hif3a gene encoding hypoxia-inducible factor 3-alpha isoform X1 has product MALGLQRARSSTELRKEKSRDAARSRRSQETEVLYQLAHTLPFARGVSAHLDKASIMRLTISYLRMHRLCAAGEWNQVGAGGEPLDACYLKALEGFVMVLTAEGDMAYLSENVSKHLGLSQLELIGHSVFDFIHPCDQEELQDALTPSPSLSKKKPEAPTERCFSLRMKSTLTSRGRTLNLKAATWKVLHCSGHMRVYKPPAQPSPAGSPGSEPPLQCLVLICEAIPHPGSLEPPLGRGAFLSRHSLDMKFTYCDERIAEVAGYSPEDLIGCSAYEYIHALDSDAVSRSIHTLLSKGQAVTGQYRFLARSGGYLWTQTQATVVSGGRGPQSESIVCVHFLISRVEETGVVLSLEQTEQHSRRPLQGGALSQKDAPNPGHRLDAPGPRLLAFLHPPSLSEATLAADPRRFCSPDLRRLLAPILDGASGAATPSTPQAARRPQSPLPADLPGEPPVGVENARGLFPSGRILGAAETELAAAQDADALDLEMLAPYISMDDDFQLSASQQPPSAYHRPRGAVRRPRARSFHGLSPLTPESSLLPRWGSDPRLNCSSPSRGDPSASGPTAGARKRALAHSPVDEGVELLGVRPPKRPPSLEPESFLLPPLSLSFLLTGGAAPGSQQDPSSRLLDVNEPWGELRPGSAEPWVPLLLDGWRGLSWPEVISMAEAAPSSSPGPRWRGDPEGAALPLGVGIRPGPLATPGLWVGEALVCRLSGGACGYGSHLKDRF; this is encoded by the exons GTCCAGCACCGAGCTGCGCAAGGAGAAGTCCCGGGATGCGGCCCGCAGCCGGCGCAGCCAGGAGACCGAGGTGCTGTACCAGCTGGCACACACGCTGCCCTTCGCGCGCGGCGTCAGCGCCCACCTGGACAAAGCCTCCATCATGCGCCTCACTATCAGCTACCTGCGCATGCACCGCCTCTGTGCCGCAG GGGAGTGGAACCAGGTGGGAGCAGGGGGAGAGCCACTGGATGCCTGCTACCTGAAGGCCCTGGAGGGCTTCGTCATGGTGCTCACCGCCGAGGGAGACATGGCTTACCTGTCGGAAAATGTCAGCAAACACCTGGGCCTCAGTCAG CTGGAGCTCATCGGACACAGTGTTTTCGATTTCATCCATCCCTGCGACCAAGAGGAGCTCCAGGATGCCTTGACCCCCAGCCCAA GCCTGTCCAAGAAGAAGCCCGAGGCCCCCACGGAGCGGTGCTTCTCCTTGCGCATGAAGAGCACCCTCACCAGCAGGGGGCGCACCCTCAACCTCAAGGCAGCCACCTGGAag GTGCTGCACTGCTCCGGACATATGAGGGTCTACAAGCCCCCCGCACAGCCTTCCCCCGCCGGGAGCCCCGGCTCCGAGCCCCCGCTGCAGTGCCTGGTGCTCATCTGTGAAGCCATCCCCCACCCAGGCAGCCTGGAGCCCCCGCTGGGCCGGGGGGCCTTCCTCAGTCGCCACAGCCTGGACATGAAGTTCACCTACTGCGACGAGAG GATCGCAGAGGTCGCTGGCTATAGCCCCGAGGACCTCATCGGCTGTTCTGCCTACGAGTACATCCACGCCCTGGATTCCGACGCCGTCAGCAGGAGCATCCACACCT TGCTGAGCAAGGGCCAGGCAGTAACGGGGCAGTATCGCTTCCTGGCCCGGAGCGGTGGCTACCTGTGGACCCAGACCCAGGCCACGGTGGTGTCAGGGGGCCGGGGCCCCCAGTCAGAGAGCATCGTCTGCGTCCACTTCCTGATCAG CCGAGTGGAAGAGACGGGTGTGGTGCTGTCCCTGGAGCAGACGGAGCAACACTCTCGCAGACCCCTGCAGGGGGGTGCCCTCTCTCAGAAGGACGCCCCTAATCCTGGGCACAGGCTTG ATGCCCCtggcccccgcctcctggcctTCCTGCACCCCCCTTCCCTGAGCGAGGCCACCCTGGCCGCTGACCCCCGCCGTTTCTGTAGCCCTGACCTCCGCCGCCTCCTGGCGCCCATCCTAGATGGAGCTTCGGGAGCTGCCACCCCCAGCACCCCGCAGGCTGCGCGGCGTCCCCAGAGCCCTCTTCCG GCTGATCTCCCAGGTGAACCACCTGTGGGCGTGGAGAACGCGCGCGGGCTCTTCCCCAGCGGGAGAATCCTCGGGGCAGCGGAGACGGAGCTGGCCGCAGCTCAG GACGCCGATGCTCTGGACTTGGAGATGCTGGCCCCTTACATCTCCATGGACGACGACTTCCAGCTCAGCGCCAGCCAGCAGCCTCCCAGCGCCTACCACAGACCCCGAGGGGCTGTGCGCCGGCCCCGCGCGCGGAGCTTCCACGGCCTGTCGCCCCTGACCCCCGAGTCCTCCCTGCTGCCCCGCTGGGGGAGTGACCCCCGTCTGAACTGCTCCAGCCCCTCCAGAGGGGACCCCTCAGCATCCGGCCCCACGGCTGGGGCTCGGAAGAG GGCCCTGGCCCACAGCCCAGTGGACGAGGGGGTGGAGCTGCTGGGAGTGAGACCCCCCAAGCGGCCCCCCAGCCTAGAGCCCGAAAGCTTCCTGCTGCCTCCCCTCAGCCTG AGTTTCCTTCTGACAGGAGGAGCAGCCCCGGGGAGCCAGCAGGATCCCAGCAGCCGCCTCCTGGACGTGAACGAGCCCTGGGGTGAGTTGCGACCTGGGAGTGCAGAGCCCTGGGTCCCTCTCCTGCTGGATGGGTGGCGGGGACTGTCATGGCCGGAGGTGATCTCCATGGCAGAGgctgccccttcctcttctcctgggCCGCGGTGGCGAGGAGACCCTGAGGGGGCAGCCTTGCCCCTTGGAGTCGGAATCAGGCCGGGTCCCCTGGCCACACCTGGCCTGTGGGTTGGGGAAGCTTTGGTTTGCCGTCTGTCAGGTGGGGCCTGTGGCTACGGTTCTCACCTGAAGGACAGGTTTTGA